The following proteins are co-located in the Terriglobia bacterium genome:
- a CDS encoding fumarylacetoacetate hydrolase family protein gives MRICRFSYQEEIGCGRIEGSVVRVCRGNLPGTMVPTGVSLPLADVRLLAPCLPGKIIGIGRNYAAHAREMGNAPPEEDPMIFLKPPSAVISPGDAIVLPAVSRRVDHEAELGVVIGKAARNIPEDEDPLRYVLGYACVNDVSARDLQKKDVQFTRGKGFDTFCPFGPWIETELDPADVMVTGRVNGEIRQQARTGEMIFPVRRLIRFIAGIMTLLPGDLIATGTPAGVGPLAPGDVVEVEVEGIGTLRNPVI, from the coding sequence ATGAGAATCTGTCGCTTCAGCTATCAGGAAGAGATCGGCTGCGGCCGGATCGAAGGCAGTGTCGTCAGAGTATGCCGAGGCAATCTGCCGGGGACAATGGTCCCGACCGGCGTGAGCCTGCCGCTTGCGGACGTGCGCCTGCTGGCGCCTTGTTTGCCGGGCAAGATCATCGGCATCGGCCGCAACTATGCGGCCCACGCCCGGGAAATGGGCAACGCCCCGCCGGAAGAGGACCCCATGATCTTTCTGAAGCCACCGAGTGCGGTGATCTCCCCGGGTGACGCGATTGTCCTTCCTGCCGTCTCCAGGCGTGTGGATCATGAGGCCGAATTGGGCGTGGTCATCGGCAAAGCGGCACGCAACATACCGGAGGATGAGGACCCTCTCCGCTATGTACTCGGCTATGCGTGCGTGAATGATGTGAGTGCACGGGACCTGCAAAAAAAGGATGTCCAATTTACCCGCGGCAAGGGCTTCGACACCTTTTGTCCGTTCGGTCCCTGGATCGAAACGGAACTCGATCCGGCCGACGTAATGGTCACTGGCCGCGTCAATGGCGAGATTCGCCAGCAGGCCCGCACCGGCGAGATGATTTTCCCGGTCAGGCGGCTGATTCGCTTTATAGCAGGCATCATGACGCTGTTGCCGGGCGACTTGATTGCCACGGGCACGCCGGCCGGCGTCGGGCCACTCGCGCCCGGGGACGTGGTGGAAGTGGAAGTCGAAGGCATCGGCACCCTGCGCAATCCCGTCATTTGA
- a CDS encoding alanyl-tRNA editing protein — translation MTKHLYYDDSYMTEFAAVVLEQINVGQKPAVVLDRTAFYPASGGQPCDTGLLGGVRVEVVEEDASGRIVHVLASPLAPGEVSGTIDWGRRFDHMQQHTGQHILSQAFLRVAQASTLSFHLGQETSTIDIDLDQADPIVVGSAEELAARIIFEDRPVRILNVNRGELSALGVRKESHREGEIRVIDIEGFDRSPCGGTHVRRCGEIGMIFILGSERYKGGTRVEFVCGGRALTAFRKDHEVLKELGKLFSAHPHELARLTEKFLLERSALVREKKHLEDQILEMEAQDLLNRADKTGGIILIRRSYGDRKIESLKGLAQKATASPATVAILSATQETAQLVVARSADVPGDCGAAIKQVAGKLGGKGGGKPELAQAGGIAVSALEEWSQSLIDYFRTCRP, via the coding sequence ATGACAAAACACCTGTACTATGACGATTCCTACATGACCGAATTTGCCGCCGTCGTGCTCGAGCAGATCAACGTGGGGCAGAAGCCGGCCGTTGTTCTGGATCGGACGGCTTTTTATCCCGCATCGGGAGGTCAGCCGTGCGATACGGGGCTGCTGGGGGGCGTGCGGGTGGAAGTCGTGGAAGAGGATGCCTCGGGAAGAATCGTCCACGTGCTCGCATCGCCGCTGGCGCCGGGAGAGGTGAGCGGCACCATCGACTGGGGGCGGCGCTTCGATCACATGCAGCAGCATACGGGCCAGCACATCCTGTCTCAGGCATTCCTGCGCGTGGCACAGGCGTCCACGCTGTCCTTCCATCTCGGCCAGGAGACTTCGACCATTGATATCGACCTCGACCAGGCGGATCCCATCGTCGTGGGTTCAGCTGAAGAACTGGCTGCGCGGATCATCTTTGAGGATCGTCCGGTACGAATTCTGAATGTCAACCGCGGGGAGTTGAGCGCCCTGGGAGTCCGCAAGGAGTCTCACCGCGAAGGCGAGATCCGGGTCATTGATATCGAAGGTTTCGATCGTTCTCCGTGCGGGGGAACGCACGTGCGCCGCTGCGGGGAGATCGGGATGATCTTCATCCTGGGCAGTGAGCGCTATAAGGGAGGCACCAGAGTCGAATTTGTTTGTGGCGGCCGGGCTCTGACCGCATTCCGGAAGGATCATGAAGTCCTGAAGGAGTTGGGAAAACTGTTTTCTGCACATCCCCATGAGTTGGCGCGGCTTACAGAAAAATTCCTGCTGGAACGGTCGGCGCTCGTCCGGGAGAAGAAGCACCTGGAGGATCAAATTCTGGAAATGGAAGCTCAGGACTTGCTGAATCGTGCCGATAAGACAGGTGGAATCATATTGATACGTCGGAGCTACGGCGATCGCAAAATCGAGAGCCTGAAGGGTTTAGCTCAAAAAGCTACGGCCTCGCCGGCAACGGTGGCCATTCTGTCCGCGACCCAGGAAACCGCGCAGCTGGTGGTAGCCCGCAGCGCGGACGTCCCCGGGGACTGCGGAGCAGCCATCAAACAGGTGGCCGGCAAGCTCGGCGGCAAGGGCGGCGGGAAGCCCGAACTGGCCCAGGCAGGTGGGATCGCGGTGTCTGCCCTCGAGGAATGGTCACAGAGCCTGATCGACTACTTTCGGACATGCCGGCCATGA
- the hslV gene encoding ATP-dependent protease subunit HslV, whose amino-acid sequence MTQSNATFHGTTILLVRRGEETAIAGDGQVTLGDTVIKSSARKIRRLYNDRILVGFAGATADSFALFSRLEAKLEQFHGNLNRAAVELAQEWRMDRALRHLEAFLLATDGKSNYLLSGTGDVIEPDDGTLAVGSGGSYALSAARALLRHTRLSAREIALAAVKIASEICIFTNGEVIVEELKPARRTKRRK is encoded by the coding sequence ATGACTCAGTCCAATGCGACATTTCATGGCACCACCATCCTGCTGGTCAGGCGCGGGGAAGAGACCGCCATTGCCGGTGACGGCCAGGTCACCCTGGGGGACACGGTCATCAAGTCAAGCGCCAGAAAAATACGGCGACTTTACAACGACCGCATTCTCGTGGGCTTTGCGGGCGCCACGGCGGATTCATTCGCGCTCTTTTCCAGGCTGGAAGCGAAGCTCGAGCAGTTTCACGGCAATCTCAACCGCGCCGCGGTCGAACTGGCCCAGGAATGGCGCATGGACAGGGCTCTGCGCCATCTTGAGGCCTTCCTCCTCGCCACGGACGGCAAGTCCAACTACCTGCTCTCCGGGACCGGCGATGTCATCGAGCCGGACGACGGCACTCTCGCAGTAGGTTCAGGCGGGAGCTACGCGCTTTCCGCTGCCCGGGCGCTCTTGCGCCACACCAGGCTGTCCGCAAGGGAAATCGCTCTCGCGGCGGTCAAGATCGCAAGCGAGATATGCATTTTTACCAATGGAGAGGTCATCGTCGAGGAGTTGAAACCTGCCAGGCGCACCAAGCGGCGCAAATGA
- a CDS encoding methylmalonyl-CoA carboxyltransferase, whose product MDISEKLQELEQLNRRAEAAGGPERLKRQHDAGKMTARERINFLLDEGSFEELDRFVEHRCMDFGMEKQKILGDGVVTGFGRIDGRVVYVFAQDFTIFGGSLSEAYAEKICKVMDLAMKMGAPIIGLNDSGGARIQEGVVSLAGYADIFLRNTVASGVIPQISAIMGPCAGGAVYSPAITDFILMVKDTSYMFVTGPDVIKTVTHEEVTMDELGGAITHNVTSGVAHFAVADDRECLATIRELLTFLPSNNMEDPPARTTADPWDREDEKLNTVVPSDPNQPYDIRDVIRAVVDDRYFFEVHKHFAKNIVVGYARLDGRAVGIVANQPAYLAGTLDISASVKGARFVRFCDSFNIPLVTFEDVPGFLPGTSQEFGGIIKHGAKLLYAFAEATVPKITVITRKAYGGAYCVMSSKHIRTDLNYAYPTAEIAVMGPEGAVNILYRNELKTTPDTAEFRARKVEDFRAKFASPYIAARRGYIDEIIEPRVTRRKLITGLRMLENKRDSNPARKHGNIPL is encoded by the coding sequence ATGGACATTTCCGAGAAACTCCAGGAACTGGAACAACTGAACCGACGGGCCGAAGCGGCGGGAGGACCCGAGCGGCTCAAGCGGCAGCATGACGCCGGGAAGATGACTGCCAGGGAAAGGATCAACTTCCTGCTGGATGAAGGCAGTTTCGAAGAACTGGACAGGTTCGTCGAGCACCGCTGCATGGATTTCGGCATGGAGAAGCAGAAAATCCTGGGCGATGGGGTCGTCACCGGCTTCGGCCGCATCGACGGTCGTGTCGTCTACGTTTTTGCCCAGGACTTCACGATCTTCGGCGGCAGCCTCAGTGAGGCTTATGCCGAGAAAATCTGCAAGGTCATGGACCTGGCCATGAAGATGGGCGCACCCATCATCGGCCTGAACGACTCCGGCGGGGCCCGCATCCAGGAGGGGGTGGTGAGCCTGGCGGGCTATGCCGATATCTTTCTGCGCAACACGGTTGCCAGCGGCGTGATTCCGCAGATCTCGGCCATCATGGGCCCTTGTGCCGGGGGTGCTGTCTACTCGCCGGCCATCACCGATTTCATCCTCATGGTCAAGGATACCAGCTATATGTTTGTCACCGGGCCCGACGTGATCAAGACCGTGACTCACGAAGAGGTGACGATGGATGAGCTGGGTGGTGCGATTACCCACAACGTCACCAGCGGTGTCGCCCACTTTGCCGTAGCAGACGATCGCGAGTGTCTGGCTACTATCCGCGAACTGCTGACCTTTCTGCCTTCGAACAACATGGAGGATCCGCCCGCCAGGACCACGGCCGACCCTTGGGACCGGGAGGACGAGAAGTTGAACACCGTGGTGCCGAGCGATCCCAATCAGCCTTACGACATCAGGGATGTCATCCGGGCGGTCGTGGACGACCGCTACTTTTTCGAGGTGCACAAACACTTCGCCAAGAACATCGTGGTGGGATACGCGCGCCTGGATGGCCGCGCCGTCGGCATCGTCGCCAATCAGCCAGCATATCTTGCCGGCACGCTCGACATATCAGCATCGGTGAAAGGTGCTCGCTTTGTGCGTTTCTGCGATTCGTTCAACATCCCGCTGGTCACCTTCGAAGATGTGCCGGGCTTTCTGCCGGGCACGTCCCAGGAATTCGGAGGCATCATCAAACACGGTGCAAAGCTGCTATACGCGTTTGCAGAGGCAACCGTGCCGAAGATTACCGTAATCACGCGCAAGGCTTACGGCGGCGCCTATTGCGTCATGTCTTCCAAGCACATCCGGACGGACCTAAACTATGCTTATCCCACCGCCGAGATTGCGGTGATGGGGCCGGAAGGAGCAGTCAACATCCTCTACCGCAACGAGCTGAAAACGACGCCCGACACGGCAGAGTTTCGCGCGCGCAAGGTGGAGGACTTTCGCGCCAAGTTCGCCTCGCCTTACATCGCCGCCCGGCGCGGCTACATTGACGAGATCATCGAGCCGCGCGTTACGCGCCGCAAGTTGATCACGGGCTTGCGTATGCTCGAA
- a CDS encoding fibronectin type III domain-containing protein, with protein sequence MPRTGCPRPKAACCLLLLCFAGLSSCAKESEPQPPLVLVPRAATDLRARQYDERILLTVSMPAQNTNGSQVTTLGQVEIFRLASDRGNAGPLPEAEFLAQAERILAVPVKELGRYLIDGALTFGDPTPADPATFYAQGIRYAVRFINRKNQTAGLSNQVFVAPVSIPAAPEGLSSAVLRDSIRLTWKPPVRNADGSVPARVAGYNLYRSEDPKAFPAAPLNVAPLPNPEFEDRDFEFDTPYYYKVAVVGSRENPYAESLPSAVLQVIPRDVFPPGLPTNLSYVVENGVVTLLWEPPDDADLAGYEIYRQEEGTSERILLQVQLVTTLSFRDDQVRPGKKYAYSVVAVDTHKNESRAATTTVEVR encoded by the coding sequence GTGCCGCGGACAGGATGCCCGCGCCCTAAAGCCGCCTGCTGCCTGCTCCTGCTCTGCTTCGCCGGCCTGAGTTCCTGCGCGAAGGAAAGCGAGCCCCAGCCGCCCCTGGTGCTCGTGCCCAGGGCTGCGACCGATCTAAGGGCGCGCCAGTACGACGAGAGGATTCTGCTGACTGTGTCCATGCCTGCCCAGAACACCAACGGTTCGCAGGTGACCACCCTCGGCCAGGTCGAAATATTTCGTCTGGCAAGCGATCGCGGAAATGCCGGACCGCTCCCGGAGGCCGAATTCCTGGCGCAGGCCGAACGTATACTTGCCGTTCCCGTTAAGGAACTGGGACGATATCTGATCGACGGCGCCCTGACTTTTGGGGATCCCACTCCCGCCGATCCAGCCACGTTCTACGCCCAGGGGATCCGCTATGCCGTCCGTTTTATCAACCGGAAAAACCAGACTGCGGGATTGAGCAACCAGGTGTTTGTGGCTCCTGTCTCTATCCCGGCCGCTCCCGAAGGGCTCTCGTCTGCGGTCTTGCGCGACAGCATCCGGCTGACCTGGAAGCCGCCCGTTAGGAACGCGGATGGGTCGGTGCCGGCGCGGGTCGCAGGGTACAATCTCTATCGCTCCGAGGATCCCAAGGCCTTCCCGGCCGCTCCGCTCAACGTCGCGCCGCTGCCCAACCCGGAGTTTGAGGATCGCGACTTTGAGTTCGACACGCCCTACTATTATAAGGTGGCTGTGGTGGGAAGCCGGGAAAACCCGTACGCTGAAAGCCTCCCCTCGGCTGTGCTCCAGGTTATTCCACGCGACGTATTCCCGCCCGGACTCCCGACAAACCTATCTTACGTAGTGGAGAACGGCGTGGTGACGCTGTTGTGGGAGCCGCCGGACGACGCCGATCTTGCCGGTTATGAGATCTATCGCCAGGAAGAAGGCACGTCCGAGCGCATTCTCCTTCAGGTACAGCTGGTGACGACCTTGAGCTTTCGCGATGATCAGGTGCGCCCGGGGAAAAAGTACGCATACAGCGTCGTTGCCGTGGACACTCACAAAAATGAGAGCCGGGCTGCGACCACAACCGTGGAGGTTCGATGA
- the hslU gene encoding ATP-dependent protease ATPase subunit HslU, translated as MSPREIVAELDRYVVGQQEAKKAVAIALRNRVRRQKLDEEMAEEVAPKNIIMIGPTGVGKTEIARRLARLANSPFLKVEATKYTEVGYVGRDVESMIRDLVETAVDMVRIERITEVAETAERNAEERVLDLLLSGLQPMPGESGSGNASKDRDLVERLREKLRKQLRAGRLDQRVIEMEVREHPMSPFAFQVFEGASMEEIQFNMKDLITGMMEGKPKKRHMRVDEALDYLEQEEEQKLVDMEQVARIALDRVEDNGIIFLDEIDKISGRESGHGPDVSREGVQRDILPIVEGTSVNTRYGMVRTDHILFIAAGAFHVSKPSDLIPEIQGRFPIRVEMKTLAQDDFVRILTEPRNALIKQYVALLKTEGVKLRFEEDAIREIARMACLVNDSSENIGARRLHTMMEALLENILFKGSELTTKTVRIDAEYVRHKLGDIVADKDTSRYIL; from the coding sequence ATGTCGCCCCGCGAGATTGTTGCTGAGCTCGATCGCTACGTGGTCGGGCAACAGGAAGCCAAGAAGGCGGTTGCGATCGCACTGCGCAATCGCGTCCGGCGCCAAAAGCTGGATGAGGAGATGGCGGAGGAGGTCGCACCCAAGAACATCATCATGATCGGCCCGACCGGCGTGGGGAAGACCGAAATCGCACGCCGGCTCGCGCGCCTAGCCAACTCTCCGTTTCTGAAAGTCGAGGCTACGAAATACACCGAGGTCGGCTACGTCGGCAGGGACGTCGAATCGATGATCCGTGACCTGGTAGAGACAGCCGTCGACATGGTTCGAATTGAACGCATTACGGAAGTCGCGGAGACGGCAGAACGCAATGCGGAAGAGCGCGTCCTTGATCTCCTTTTGTCCGGTCTTCAGCCCATGCCCGGGGAGAGCGGGTCCGGCAACGCGAGCAAGGATCGCGATCTCGTCGAGCGCCTGCGCGAGAAATTGCGTAAGCAGCTGCGGGCGGGCAGGTTAGACCAACGCGTCATCGAGATGGAAGTCCGGGAGCATCCCATGAGCCCCTTTGCTTTTCAAGTTTTCGAAGGTGCGAGCATGGAGGAGATCCAGTTCAACATGAAGGATCTGATCACCGGCATGATGGAGGGCAAGCCCAAAAAACGCCATATGCGGGTAGACGAGGCTCTGGACTACCTTGAGCAGGAGGAAGAGCAAAAGCTGGTTGACATGGAGCAGGTTGCCAGGATCGCGCTCGACCGCGTCGAGGATAACGGCATTATCTTTTTGGATGAGATCGACAAGATCTCCGGGCGCGAGAGCGGCCATGGTCCGGACGTGAGCCGCGAAGGGGTGCAGCGCGACATCCTCCCGATCGTGGAGGGCACCAGTGTCAACACCCGGTACGGCATGGTCCGCACCGATCACATCCTTTTTATAGCTGCGGGCGCGTTTCACGTGTCCAAGCCGTCCGACCTCATTCCCGAAATTCAGGGGCGCTTTCCGATTCGCGTGGAGATGAAGACTCTGGCCCAGGACGATTTCGTCCGCATCCTCACCGAACCCAGGAACGCCCTGATCAAGCAATACGTGGCGCTACTGAAGACCGAGGGAGTGAAGCTCCGGTTTGAAGAAGATGCCATCCGCGAAATCGCGCGCATGGCGTGCCTCGTGAACGACAGTTCTGAGAACATCGGCGCCCGCCGCCTGCACACTATGATGGAGGCGCTGCTGGAGAACATCCTTTTCAAGGGGAGTGAGTTGACAACGAAAACCGTCCGGATCGACGCAGAATATGTGCGCCATAAACTAGGCGACATTGTGGCCGACAAGGACACCAGCCGGTACATCCTGTAA